Proteins from a genomic interval of Pseudophryne corroboree isolate aPseCor3 chromosome 4, aPseCor3.hap2, whole genome shotgun sequence:
- the LOC134909650 gene encoding uncharacterized LOC128125822 homolog, with the protein MLCSGHGGEARERRLGPHLARHRSPPQDALATGNSRLLYAPSPSAAWLLRFFLGTGCMIKIQSSMSKHSPQFCGVLGHTFMEFLKGSGDYCQAQHDLYADK; encoded by the exons ATGCTGTGTAGTGGTCACGGAGGAGAAGCTAGAGAAAGGAGGTTGGGGCCGCATCTAGCCCGTCATAGGAGCCCACCACAAGACGCCCTAGCAACGGGAAACAGCCGACTGCTGTATGCTCCATCACCGTCCGCCGCCTGGCTGCTCCGCTTCTTCCTAGGAACCGGCTGTATGATTAAGATACAATCTTCAATGAGTAAGCATAGCCCT caGTTCTGTGGTGTTCTGGGTCACACATTTATGGAGTTTCTGAAGGGCAGTGGAGACTATTGCCAGGCACAGCATGACCTCTATGCAGACAAGTGA